Proteins co-encoded in one Streptomyces sp. JH34 genomic window:
- a CDS encoding TetR/AcrR family transcriptional regulator, whose protein sequence is MTPPQAPATASPARARLLEAASAIFYADGIRHVGVDRIIAEAQVTRVTFYRHFPSKEDLVLAHVEQRDQQIRSVVTEAFRTSTDPETLLIMMMAGIGAEICGPGFRGCPFINAAAEYPDPEHPVRRAVQAHRSWFRQTVLNLVTAGGCTDSEHTTAVLILLRDGAMTGGDLDDPESVREHLMRTVSAVLEDGRRAR, encoded by the coding sequence GTGACCCCACCCCAAGCTCCCGCGACAGCGTCTCCGGCCCGAGCCCGGCTCCTGGAGGCAGCCTCGGCCATTTTCTACGCCGACGGCATCCGTCACGTCGGCGTCGACCGCATCATCGCCGAGGCCCAGGTCACCCGGGTCACCTTCTACCGGCACTTCCCCAGCAAGGAAGACCTCGTGCTCGCCCACGTCGAGCAGCGTGACCAGCAGATCAGGTCGGTGGTGACGGAGGCGTTCCGGACGAGTACCGATCCCGAGACCTTGCTGATCATGATGATGGCGGGCATCGGGGCGGAGATCTGCGGGCCGGGTTTCCGCGGCTGTCCGTTCATCAACGCCGCCGCCGAGTACCCCGACCCCGAGCACCCCGTCCGGCGAGCGGTCCAGGCTCACCGGTCCTGGTTCCGGCAGACGGTCCTGAACCTCGTGACCGCCGGCGGATGCACCGACAGCGAACACACCACCGCGGTGCTGATCCTCCTCCGGGACGGGGCGATGACCGGGGGAGACCTGGACGATCCGGAATCTGTGCGTGAGCACTTGATGCGGACGGTCTCCGCCGTCCTCGAAGACGGGCGGAGAGCCCGGTAG
- a CDS encoding helix-turn-helix transcriptional regulator, translated as MRQPQNELGAFLRANRARTEPTDVGLLAGGGRRRVKGLRREEVAVLAGVSVDYYARLEQGRERHPSPQVVDAVGRAMRLTPDARTHLFRLAGLHSALTSVAGRDTVHPSLLHLLDAFPAAAAYVLSPAFDVLAKNAVATALLAPFDGTVNMVRVLFQHSRAREVFVDWPVVARATVHALRLHAGRFPDDIGISGLVAELSQESSDFRSLWQENEVENMARAFKTFVLPGVGRIELTYQTFDVHDAPGQQLLVGVPEPGSASAAAIASLLAPAERGAATG; from the coding sequence ATGCGGCAGCCACAGAACGAACTCGGCGCCTTCCTGCGCGCCAACCGCGCCCGCACCGAGCCGACGGACGTGGGCCTGCTCGCCGGTGGCGGCCGTCGCAGAGTCAAAGGTCTGCGACGTGAAGAGGTGGCTGTGCTCGCCGGTGTGAGCGTCGACTACTACGCGCGCCTCGAACAGGGACGCGAGCGCCACCCCTCACCGCAGGTGGTCGACGCGGTGGGACGGGCGATGCGCCTGACACCGGACGCGCGGACCCATCTCTTCCGGCTGGCCGGCCTCCACTCCGCTCTCACTTCGGTCGCGGGCCGCGACACGGTCCACCCCTCCCTGCTGCACCTGCTGGATGCCTTCCCCGCAGCCGCCGCCTATGTGCTGAGCCCCGCCTTCGACGTACTCGCGAAGAACGCCGTCGCCACCGCACTCCTCGCACCCTTCGACGGCACCGTGAACATGGTCCGGGTGCTGTTCCAGCACTCCCGTGCGCGAGAGGTCTTCGTCGATTGGCCCGTCGTGGCGCGCGCCACGGTGCACGCGCTGCGGCTGCACGCGGGTCGGTTCCCCGACGACATCGGCATCAGCGGCCTCGTGGCCGAACTGTCGCAGGAGTCGTCGGACTTCCGGAGTCTGTGGCAGGAGAACGAGGTGGAGAACATGGCACGCGCGTTCAAAACCTTCGTACTGCCCGGCGTCGGCCGCATCGAGCTGACCTACCAGACGTTCGACGTCCATGACGCTCCCGGACAGCAGCTCCTGGTCGGCGTTCCCGAGCCCGGCAGCGCGAGCGCCGCTGCGATCGCGTCTCTCCTGGCGCCGGCCGAGCGCGGCGCGGCCACGGGCTGA
- a CDS encoding YafY family protein, with amino-acid sequence MIATSARLLRLVSLLSSRPTWSNAELARQLDVTERTVRRDIDRLRELGYGVESVPGPGGGYRFGAGNRMPPLNLDDDEVFAVAVALREAAHGAALGADPAALSALLKLRQILPVRMARRLAGLDATVEHTPRCETPRASADVLLLLASVCRASERTTLTYRDMHGTTTVRCVDPHRLVYTGAHWYFVARDVERSAWRTFRADRVVEAESTGQVIEVSDAPDAAQLVSDTITRTGYPFFARVRLPLSYDDARRLVAPIVATHEPDGPDATVISIGGSDPDQLAGYLLGLRTPLEVLSPDSVRQALLARLDALYRGNEVGRQGADA; translated from the coding sequence GTGATCGCCACCTCTGCCCGGCTGCTTCGGCTGGTGTCCCTGCTGTCGAGCAGGCCCACCTGGTCCAACGCGGAACTGGCACGACAACTGGACGTCACCGAGCGCACGGTGCGCCGGGACATCGACCGGCTGCGTGAGCTCGGCTACGGCGTGGAGTCCGTACCGGGGCCGGGCGGCGGCTACCGCTTCGGCGCGGGCAACCGCATGCCGCCGCTGAATCTGGACGACGACGAGGTGTTCGCCGTGGCCGTGGCGCTCAGGGAAGCCGCACACGGTGCGGCACTCGGTGCCGACCCGGCGGCACTGTCGGCGCTGCTGAAGCTGCGGCAGATCCTCCCCGTCCGGATGGCGAGGCGGCTGGCGGGCCTGGACGCCACCGTCGAACACACCCCGCGCTGCGAGACCCCCCGGGCGTCCGCCGACGTGCTGTTGCTCCTGGCCTCCGTCTGCCGGGCCTCCGAGCGCACCACACTCACCTACCGGGACATGCACGGCACGACCACGGTCCGGTGCGTCGATCCGCACCGCCTGGTGTACACCGGGGCCCACTGGTACTTCGTGGCCCGCGACGTCGAACGCTCGGCCTGGAGGACGTTCCGGGCCGACCGGGTGGTGGAGGCCGAGTCCACCGGACAGGTGATCGAGGTCTCGGACGCCCCGGACGCCGCGCAGCTGGTCTCCGACACCATCACCCGCACCGGGTACCCCTTCTTCGCCCGTGTCCGGCTCCCGCTGTCCTACGACGACGCCCGGCGCCTGGTGGCGCCCATCGTCGCCACCCATGAACCCGACGGGCCGGACGCGACGGTCATCAGCATCGGCGGGTCCGACCCCGACCAGCTCGCCGGCTACCTCCTGGGCCTGCGCACACCGTTGGAAGTGCTGTCGCCCGACTCCGTGCGCCAGGCCCTCCTCGCCCGGCTCGACGCGCTGTACCGCGGCAACGAAGTGGGCCGGCAGGGAGCCGACGCGTAG
- a CDS encoding saccharopine dehydrogenase NADP-binding domain-containing protein, whose protein sequence is MSATPRLLVYGATGYTGKLVAEHAKESGLDVVVAGRNQERVKALGEELGVESRAFTVDDPALLRDALDGITVLLNVAGPFHRTARPLMDACIDQGVHYLDTTAEYDVFATARSRHAEAVAAGVMVMSGAGWDVVPSDCVAAHAAARVAEPVGLRLALKLLSATPEESEGLNLFSRGSIVSATEGIGDLGVLVRSDGDIVVLPEPRVAAFDFGDEGPEECVSVSMGDLITSHYATGVPSIEVYVQVGQPLPIDLDLSALPDGPTAQEREVGRSKVVAEVTGRDGSVVRSLIETPTGYRFTQLSSVEIARRVLAGSFTPGFQSPSSAYGPELALAVGDSQIKDL, encoded by the coding sequence ATGTCAGCCACCCCCCGCCTGCTGGTCTACGGAGCCACCGGTTACACCGGCAAGCTCGTCGCCGAGCACGCCAAGGAGTCCGGCCTCGACGTCGTCGTGGCCGGTCGCAACCAGGAGCGCGTCAAGGCGCTCGGCGAGGAGCTCGGCGTCGAGAGCCGCGCCTTCACAGTCGACGACCCCGCACTCCTGCGCGACGCGCTCGACGGCATCACCGTGCTCCTGAACGTCGCCGGCCCCTTCCACCGCACCGCACGCCCGCTGATGGACGCCTGCATCGACCAGGGGGTGCACTACCTCGACACCACTGCCGAGTACGACGTCTTCGCCACCGCACGCTCCCGTCACGCCGAGGCAGTGGCCGCCGGCGTGATGGTCATGTCCGGCGCCGGCTGGGACGTGGTGCCCAGCGACTGCGTGGCCGCCCACGCCGCGGCACGCGTCGCGGAGCCCGTCGGTCTGCGCCTGGCGCTCAAGCTCCTCAGCGCGACCCCCGAGGAGTCGGAGGGCCTGAACCTCTTCTCCCGAGGGTCCATCGTCAGCGCCACGGAGGGCATCGGTGACCTGGGCGTGCTGGTCCGCAGCGACGGGGACATCGTCGTGCTGCCGGAGCCCAGGGTCGCCGCCTTCGACTTCGGTGACGAGGGGCCGGAGGAGTGCGTATCCGTGTCCATGGGGGACCTGATCACCAGTCACTACGCCACCGGTGTCCCTTCGATCGAGGTGTACGTGCAGGTGGGTCAGCCGCTCCCCATCGACCTGGACCTCTCGGCGCTGCCTGACGGACCGACCGCTCAGGAGCGGGAGGTGGGCCGCAGCAAGGTCGTCGCGGAGGTGACAGGCCGGGACGGCAGCGTGGTCCGTTCCCTGATCGAGACACCGACGGGCTACCGGTTCACCCAGCTGTCGTCCGTGGAGATCGCCCGCCGCGTACTGGCCGGGTCCTTCACGCCCGGCTTCCAGTCGCCGTCCTCCGCCTACGGCCCCGAACTGGCCCTCGCGGTCGGCGATTCGCAGATCAAGGACCTCTAG
- a CDS encoding nuclear transport factor 2 family protein, protein MSAATSSISSARQIENLIARYSHLVDEGNFAEFGALFEHADFVSGEVSLRGGKTIEDLIGSMLVVHDDGTLRTRHITTNILIEVNEDDGSAEARSYYNILQAVPGLLPLQMVAGGRYRDRFERREGTWSFARREVTIDFTGDTRYHLKAQQDA, encoded by the coding sequence ATGTCTGCTGCCACCTCCTCGATCTCGAGCGCCCGACAGATCGAGAACCTCATCGCCCGCTACTCGCACCTCGTCGACGAGGGGAACTTCGCGGAGTTCGGCGCGCTCTTCGAGCACGCGGACTTCGTGTCCGGTGAAGTGAGCCTGCGCGGTGGGAAGACCATCGAGGACCTGATCGGCTCGATGCTCGTCGTGCACGACGACGGGACCCTGCGTACCCGGCACATCACGACGAACATCCTCATCGAGGTGAACGAGGACGACGGCAGCGCCGAAGCGCGGTCGTACTACAACATCCTCCAGGCTGTGCCCGGCCTCCTGCCCCTGCAGATGGTGGCGGGCGGGCGGTACCGCGACCGCTTCGAGCGGCGTGAGGGCACGTGGTCCTTCGCCCGGCGGGAGGTCACCATCGACTTCACCGGCGACACCCGCTACCACCTCAAGGCCCAGCAGGACGCCTGA
- a CDS encoding helix-turn-helix transcriptional regulator, with product MRVHVPAMVPPGSARTTGNAEGSRDNSLGEFLRACRSRLTPADVGLGTGGRRRRVEGLRRQEVAVLAHVSADYYSRLEQGRERNPSPRITESLSRALRLVPESRSRLFRLAGLNPNLRPDTARRQVHPELLHTMEASHRAAAYVLSPCLDIMAANAHARALLSPLCGPGAADDADAVGPDQNLLRILFTHPGARSYFTEWPPAAAGSLHTLRLNALRLPQNTDIADLVADLSAESADFARRWDGDETFGLDRAYRSVVHPAAGHIELSYRVHGVAAAPGQHLLIGVPAPGSRSAEAFTYLAAMGGQQP from the coding sequence ATGCGCGTGCACGTGCCGGCCATGGTGCCCCCGGGCTCCGCGCGAACCACCGGGAACGCCGAGGGGTCACGGGACAACTCCCTGGGAGAGTTCCTCCGGGCCTGCAGGTCCCGGCTGACTCCCGCGGATGTCGGCCTCGGTACCGGTGGCCGTCGCCGTCGGGTGGAAGGACTGCGCCGGCAGGAGGTGGCTGTCCTGGCGCACGTCAGCGCCGACTACTACAGCCGTCTCGAGCAGGGCCGGGAGCGAAACCCCTCGCCCCGGATCACCGAATCCCTCTCCCGAGCCCTGCGGTTGGTCCCGGAGTCGCGAAGCCGGCTGTTCCGTCTCGCCGGACTCAACCCGAACCTTCGTCCCGACACCGCCCGTAGGCAGGTGCACCCAGAACTACTGCACACAATGGAGGCGTCTCACCGGGCAGCGGCCTACGTGCTGAGCCCCTGCCTCGACATCATGGCGGCCAACGCGCACGCCCGGGCACTGCTGTCTCCCTTGTGCGGCCCCGGTGCTGCCGACGACGCGGACGCCGTCGGCCCCGATCAGAACCTTCTCCGGATCCTCTTCACACACCCCGGGGCGCGGAGCTACTTCACCGAATGGCCGCCGGCCGCCGCCGGCTCGCTGCACACACTGCGTCTCAATGCCCTCCGGCTGCCCCAGAACACCGACATCGCGGACCTGGTCGCCGACCTGTCCGCCGAGTCGGCCGACTTCGCAAGGAGGTGGGACGGCGACGAGACGTTCGGCCTGGACCGCGCGTACAGAAGCGTGGTCCATCCAGCAGCCGGACACATCGAGCTCTCGTACCGCGTCCACGGCGTGGCGGCCGCCCCGGGACAGCACCTGCTGATCGGCGTCCCCGCCCCGGGAAGTCGCAGCGCCGAGGCCTTCACCTACCTCGCGGCCATGGGCGGGCAGCAGCCATGA
- the gndA gene encoding NADP-dependent phosphogluconate dehydrogenase, translating into MNARAHIGVTGLAVMGRNLARNFARHGYTVAVHNRTPARTRTLMEEFGHEGTFVPAETARDLVDALQRPRRLMIMVQAGAATDAVIDEFAPLLEPGDMIIDGGNAHFADTRRRETDLRERGVHFVGAGVSGGEEGALDGPSIMVGGSKEAYAVLGPMFETISAYVDGEACSTHIGSDGAGHFVKMVHNGIEYADMQLIAEAYDLLRQVAQYSPAEIAEIFRTWNEGRLNSYLIEITAEVLSHTDAGTGRPFVDVVADAAGQKGTGRWTVQTALDLASPVTTIAQATFARAASGQSALRTAYRPLPGGMHIPKTRSEAERFTSQVEQALYASKVIAYDQGFTMIQDAALAYDWDIDFGAVAGIWRGGCIIRAAFLDRIRTAHKAAPDLVSLLAEPGFAEEITAAQVPWREVVATAARRGVPAPAFAAALSYYDTLRADRLPAALLQGQRDYFGAHTYRRIDRQGAFHTHWAHPDRPETDA; encoded by the coding sequence ATGAACGCACGCGCGCACATCGGAGTCACCGGACTCGCGGTGATGGGCCGCAATCTGGCCCGCAACTTCGCACGCCACGGCTACACGGTCGCCGTCCACAACCGGACCCCGGCGCGTACCCGGACCCTCATGGAGGAGTTCGGTCACGAGGGCACTTTCGTACCGGCCGAGACCGCCCGGGATCTCGTCGATGCCCTGCAGCGCCCCCGCCGCCTCATGATCATGGTGCAGGCGGGCGCCGCCACGGACGCCGTCATCGACGAATTCGCTCCGTTGCTCGAGCCCGGGGACATGATCATCGACGGTGGGAACGCCCACTTCGCCGACACCCGGCGTCGCGAGACAGACCTGCGTGAACGTGGTGTCCACTTCGTCGGAGCAGGTGTCTCCGGCGGTGAGGAGGGCGCTCTGGACGGCCCGTCGATCATGGTCGGCGGTTCGAAGGAGGCCTACGCGGTCCTGGGCCCCATGTTCGAGACCATCAGCGCTTATGTCGACGGGGAGGCCTGCAGCACGCACATCGGATCCGACGGCGCCGGTCACTTCGTGAAGATGGTCCACAACGGCATCGAGTACGCCGACATGCAGCTCATCGCCGAAGCCTACGACCTGCTGCGCCAGGTGGCCCAGTACAGTCCGGCCGAGATCGCCGAGATCTTCCGCACCTGGAACGAGGGGCGGCTGAACTCCTATCTCATCGAGATCACCGCCGAGGTGCTCTCCCACACGGATGCCGGCACCGGGAGGCCGTTCGTCGACGTGGTCGCCGATGCCGCCGGACAGAAAGGCACCGGCCGCTGGACCGTACAGACCGCCCTCGACCTCGCCTCGCCCGTCACCACCATCGCTCAGGCGACCTTCGCACGCGCGGCGTCCGGCCAGTCCGCCCTGCGTACCGCATACCGTCCACTGCCCGGCGGTATGCACATACCGAAGACGCGCTCGGAGGCGGAACGCTTCACGTCGCAGGTCGAGCAGGCGCTGTACGCCTCCAAGGTCATCGCCTACGACCAGGGTTTCACGATGATCCAGGACGCCGCGCTCGCATACGACTGGGACATCGACTTCGGAGCGGTGGCCGGCATCTGGCGAGGCGGCTGCATCATCCGCGCCGCCTTCCTCGATCGCATCCGCACGGCCCACAAGGCCGCCCCCGACCTCGTCAGCCTGCTGGCCGAGCCCGGTTTCGCGGAGGAGATCACCGCAGCCCAGGTCCCCTGGCGCGAGGTCGTCGCCACCGCCGCCCGACGCGGTGTCCCCGCTCCCGCGTTCGCCGCGGCGCTGTCGTACTACGACACACTGCGGGCCGACCGGCTGCCCGCCGCACTGCTGCAGGGCCAGCGGGACTATTTCGGCGCTCACACCTACCGGCGTATCGACCGGCAGGGCGCCTTCCACACGCACTGGGCGCACCCCGACCGCCCTGAGACGGACGCCTGA
- a CDS encoding aldo/keto reductase, with the protein MSLTSYRTLGRSGLRVSPLAFGAMNFDDGSWGSGPETSFGLLDHYLDAGGNFVDTANMYNGGASEETLGRYFAQRPGRRDRVVLATKFGGSMAADDPNSGGAGRKAIRAQLDASLRRLNTDYIDLYWMHQWDRHTPVEETLSTLTDLVRAGKIHAIGLSNAPAWWVAEAATTARLREWEPVAALQVEYSLLARGVEGETFGAARRFGLGITPWSPLASGVLSGKYSRTATEVAGSGRTAYAASYLSEPTFVLLDALQEIADGLGTTVAAVALAWVRQRSEVTSTLVGARTREQLAANLASLDVTLTDTQITELDTLTAPSLDYPHNMIESMVGFQQGDTTINGRSAKAFVR; encoded by the coding sequence ATGTCACTCACCTCGTACCGCACCCTCGGCCGCTCCGGGCTCCGCGTGAGCCCTCTCGCCTTCGGCGCGATGAACTTCGATGACGGCAGCTGGGGATCCGGCCCCGAGACCTCGTTCGGGCTGCTGGACCACTACCTCGACGCCGGTGGCAACTTCGTGGACACCGCCAACATGTACAACGGCGGCGCCTCGGAGGAGACCCTGGGCCGCTACTTCGCCCAGCGTCCCGGCCGCCGTGACCGCGTCGTCCTGGCGACGAAGTTCGGCGGCAGCATGGCGGCGGACGATCCCAACTCCGGCGGTGCCGGCCGCAAGGCGATCCGCGCGCAACTGGACGCGTCTCTGCGTCGGTTGAACACCGACTACATCGACCTCTACTGGATGCACCAGTGGGACCGGCACACTCCCGTCGAGGAGACCCTTTCCACCCTCACCGATCTGGTCCGCGCGGGCAAGATCCACGCCATCGGCCTGTCCAACGCGCCCGCCTGGTGGGTCGCCGAGGCCGCCACCACCGCCCGGCTGCGGGAATGGGAGCCCGTCGCCGCACTCCAGGTCGAGTACTCCCTGCTCGCCCGCGGTGTCGAGGGCGAGACCTTCGGAGCCGCCCGCCGCTTCGGGCTCGGCATCACACCGTGGAGTCCGCTGGCCAGCGGCGTCCTGTCCGGCAAGTACTCGCGCACCGCCACCGAGGTGGCCGGTTCCGGGCGCACCGCGTACGCCGCCTCCTACTTGAGCGAACCGACCTTCGTCCTCCTCGACGCCCTGCAGGAGATCGCCGACGGCCTCGGAACGACTGTGGCAGCGGTGGCACTCGCCTGGGTCCGGCAGCGCTCCGAGGTGACGTCCACGCTCGTCGGGGCCCGGACACGGGAACAACTGGCCGCCAATCTCGCCTCGCTCGACGTCACGCTCACCGACACACAGATCACAGAGCTCGACACCCTCACGGCGCCGAGCCTCGACTACCCGCACAACATGATCGAGTCGATGGTCGGTTTCCAGCAGGGAGACACCACGATCAACGGCCGGTCCGCCAAGGCCTTCGTCCGCTGA
- a CDS encoding DNA alkylation repair protein has product MPFADELISRHTVQSLTQAIRTAAPDADLTALRAAVRQIGPLPLRQRADLLRDALLTDVPGDYATLAHTVRTARDKAPDFTGWLIWPVTGAVATRAVQEDGTAAFDDAMALLASLTGRLSSEFAIRTLLRHDLDRALGTIVGAWAGSADVDVRRLASEGTRPYLPWAVRVPQILARPGATVPVLDALYRDESEYVRRSVANHLNDLSRDHPDLVVDTARRWLGTPTATTERLVRHGLRTLIKRGHPGALEVLGYAPAVLDIGGPRLDRDSVPLGGRIRFTASIRNTGDSPARLAVDYIVHHRKANGTRTGKTFKLTTRTLAPDERIEVTREHSFRPITTRRYYPGTHAISLQINGIESDRTEFELTPTDTP; this is encoded by the coding sequence ATGCCGTTCGCCGACGAACTCATCAGCCGCCACACCGTGCAGAGCCTCACACAGGCCATCCGGACCGCGGCTCCGGACGCCGACCTCACGGCACTGCGCGCGGCGGTTCGACAGATCGGCCCACTGCCTCTGCGGCAGCGCGCCGACCTGCTGCGTGACGCACTGCTGACGGACGTACCGGGCGACTACGCCACACTCGCCCACACCGTACGCACCGCCCGTGACAAGGCTCCGGACTTCACGGGATGGCTGATCTGGCCGGTCACCGGCGCGGTCGCCACCCGTGCCGTCCAGGAGGACGGGACCGCCGCCTTCGACGACGCGATGGCGCTGCTCGCGAGCCTCACCGGGCGCCTCTCCTCCGAGTTCGCGATCAGGACACTGCTGCGACACGATCTCGACCGTGCCCTCGGCACCATCGTCGGCGCGTGGGCCGGATCGGCCGACGTCGACGTGCGCCGGCTCGCCTCCGAAGGCACCCGTCCCTACCTGCCCTGGGCGGTACGGGTCCCGCAGATCCTGGCCCGTCCGGGGGCGACCGTGCCCGTTCTGGACGCCCTCTACCGGGACGAGAGCGAATACGTACGCCGCTCGGTCGCCAACCACCTCAACGACCTCAGCCGCGACCACCCCGACCTCGTCGTCGACACGGCACGCCGCTGGCTGGGCACCCCCACCGCCACCACCGAACGCCTGGTGCGGCACGGGCTGCGCACGCTCATCAAGCGCGGCCACCCCGGGGCGCTGGAAGTGCTCGGCTACGCCCCCGCGGTCCTGGACATCGGCGGGCCGCGACTGGACCGGGACAGCGTCCCTCTCGGCGGGAGGATCCGGTTCACCGCGTCGATTCGCAACACGGGTGATTCCCCGGCGCGGCTCGCGGTCGACTACATCGTGCACCACCGCAAGGCGAACGGAACCCGGACCGGCAAGACCTTCAAACTCACCACCCGCACCCTCGCACCGGACGAGCGGATCGAGGTGACGCGGGAGCACTCGTTCCGGCCGATCACGACACGCCGCTACTACCCCGGGACGCACGCGATCTCCCTGCAGATCAACGGAATCGAGTCCGACCGGACCGAATTCGAACTGACCCCCACGGACACACCGTGA
- a CDS encoding cupin domain-containing protein has protein sequence MTTEHVSAHELGRPQHRIWSEIEPTPLGDFGNRIMIKALTADKAQVLHVAIAADTVIPGPADPSEQEVHPMEQIDVILTGRMAYVVDGKQLVLGPGEALGIPGGVPHSAVALEDTTMIEVFTPIPDFPTGEVRTP, from the coding sequence ATGACCACAGAACACGTTTCCGCACATGAACTCGGCCGGCCGCAGCACCGGATCTGGAGTGAGATCGAGCCGACGCCTCTGGGTGACTTCGGTAACCGGATCATGATCAAAGCGCTGACCGCCGACAAGGCACAGGTGCTGCACGTGGCGATCGCCGCGGACACGGTAATCCCCGGTCCCGCGGATCCGAGCGAGCAAGAAGTGCACCCGATGGAGCAGATCGACGTCATCCTGACCGGTCGCATGGCATACGTCGTCGACGGAAAGCAGCTTGTCCTGGGACCGGGCGAGGCACTTGGCATCCCGGGTGGAGTGCCCCATTCCGCGGTCGCCCTCGAGGACACCACCATGATCGAGGTCTTCACACCGATCCCGGACTTCCCCACCGGCGAAGTGCGCACACCGTGA
- a CDS encoding VOC family protein, whose protein sequence is MSAHTDTRPAIRYLAVTFDCSDPAELSRFYSEALNLPVTLSTDDFVLLAREGSPGLGFYRVDDYRPPSWPGPSVPKQAHLELGVDDLDVALARLIALGAVEAEVQPLPDRRRILLDPAGHPFCITL, encoded by the coding sequence ATGAGCGCCCACACCGATACCCGTCCTGCGATCCGCTACCTGGCCGTCACCTTCGACTGTTCCGACCCCGCCGAGCTGTCCCGCTTCTACAGTGAGGCCCTCAACCTGCCCGTCACTCTTTCCACTGACGACTTCGTGCTGCTGGCCCGTGAGGGTTCACCCGGGCTGGGCTTCTACCGCGTGGACGACTACCGACCTCCCAGCTGGCCGGGTCCCTCGGTACCGAAGCAGGCTCATCTGGAACTCGGGGTGGACGACCTGGACGTGGCCCTGGCCCGGCTCATCGCCCTGGGAGCCGTCGAAGCGGAGGTGCAACCGCTTCCTGACCGGCGGCGAATCCTTCTGGACCCTGCGGGTCACCCTTTCTGCATCACTCTGTGA
- a CDS encoding nuclear transport factor 2 family protein produces MSQNLKDKVITYLRALEKSDWETARALCSESATVWHNDGKGDETLEEYFEGLRRQIGSYESIRYVILRQLSQPGEVLQQHVVHVTANDGRRGEVHAAVHFDFDGVGLITRIEAYANYIPVGQHS; encoded by the coding sequence ATGAGCCAGAACCTCAAAGACAAGGTCATCACCTACCTCCGCGCACTGGAGAAGTCCGACTGGGAGACCGCGCGTGCGCTGTGCTCCGAGTCGGCCACCGTCTGGCACAACGACGGCAAGGGCGATGAGACGCTCGAGGAGTACTTCGAGGGGTTGAGACGGCAGATCGGCTCCTACGAATCGATCCGCTACGTCATACTCCGCCAGCTCTCCCAGCCGGGTGAAGTCCTCCAGCAGCACGTCGTACACGTCACGGCGAACGACGGCAGGCGTGGGGAGGTGCACGCCGCGGTCCACTTCGACTTCGACGGCGTCGGCCTGATCACCCGCATCGAGGCGTACGCCAACTACATCCCCGTCGGTCAGCACAGCTGA
- a CDS encoding cupin domain-containing protein has protein sequence MSIALVRNPGDGQDFPYYDNVIEQVATNAETSGAVSVMRLTVGREDAPPLHTHSREDESWVVLSGRVRFWVGSTSLDECEVHDAEAGAYIYVSRLVPHTFQTITPTAEVLVINNPGAVEGLFHTVGPADARADSEHTDLASEYGIVNHDGPPPA, from the coding sequence ATGAGCATCGCCCTCGTACGAAACCCAGGCGACGGCCAGGACTTCCCCTACTACGACAACGTCATCGAGCAGGTGGCGACCAACGCCGAGACGAGCGGGGCGGTCAGCGTCATGCGTCTCACCGTCGGCCGCGAGGATGCGCCGCCCTTGCACACCCACAGCCGGGAGGACGAGAGCTGGGTGGTCCTGTCCGGCCGCGTCCGGTTCTGGGTCGGGTCGACCTCGCTGGACGAGTGCGAGGTGCACGACGCCGAAGCAGGGGCCTACATCTACGTGTCCCGGCTGGTCCCGCACACTTTTCAGACGATCACACCGACCGCGGAGGTCCTCGTCATCAACAACCCCGGAGCCGTCGAGGGGCTCTTCCACACGGTCGGACCCGCCGACGCGCGTGCAGACTCCGAGCACACCGACCTCGCGTCGGAGTACGGGATCGTGAACCACGACGGCCCGCCGCCCGCCTGA